CAAAACTAACAACGGCATAGTTAAGCCATATTCGAAAAACATCAATATTTTTTTGAAAAAAATTCAAATTTTTTGTTGCATAATCATAAAAATAATGCTAAAATATATGTTAGATTGGCACAACAGAGTGAACCATAGCAAACATTGTACACTCTGATGAGAAAAAAATTAATTTTTAGAGGAGGTTTAACTATGTCATACGCACAAGACGTACTAGCAAAGTTAAAAGAGAAAAACGCAAGCGAGCCTGAATTTATACAGGCGGCAACAGAGGTTCTAACATCACTTGAACCTGTATTTGAGAAGCATCCTGAATTCGAGAAGGCTTCATTGCTTGAGAGAATAGTAGAGCCTGAGAGACAGATTATGTTCCGTGTTCCTTGGGTTGACGACAACGGTAAGGTACAGGTAAACAGAGGTTTCAGAGTACAGTTCAACAGTGCTATTGGTCCATACAAGGGCGGTCTAAGACTTCACCCATCAGTAAACCTTGGTATTATCAAGTTCCTTGGTTTTGAACAGATTTTCAAGAACTCACTTACAACACTTCCAATCGGCGGTGGTAAAGGCGGTAGTGACTTCGATCCTAAGGGTAAGTCAGACAGAGAAGTTATGGCATTCTGCCAGAGCTTTATGACAGAGCTTTTCAGACATATCGGTGCTGATACAGACGTTCCTGCCGGTGATATCGGTACAGGTGCAAGAGAAATCGGATTTATGTTCGGTCAATATAAGAGATTAAAGGACGTATATGAAGGCGTTCTTACAGGTAAAGGTTTAACTTGGGGCGGTTCACTTGCAAGAACTCAGGCTACAGGCTACGGTCTTGTATACTACGCTCAGGAAATGCTTAAGGATTTGGGTACTGACTTTAACGGTAAGACAGTTGCTATTTCAGGTGCAGGTAACGTTGCTATTTACGCTTGTGAAAAGGCACAGCAGCTTGGTGCAAAGGTTATCACTGTTTCTGACTCAAACGGTTATGTTGTTGATGAAGAAGGTATCGACCTTGCAGCAGTTAAGGAAATCAAGGAAGTTAAGAGAGGCAGAATTAAGGATTATCTTAACTACAGACCAAATGCTAAGTATGTTGAAGGTGCAGGTCTATGGCAAGCAGTTAAGGTTGATGTTGCTCTTCCATGTGCTACACAAAACGAATTGCTTATTGACGACGCTAAGGCTCTTGTTGCAAACGGTACAATGATCGTTGCAGAAGGTGCTAATATGCCTACAACTCTTGAGGCTACACAATATCTACAAGAAAACGGCGTTTACTTTGCTCCTGGTAAAGCATCAAATGCCGGTGGTGTTGCTACTTCAGCTCTTGAAATGAGCCAGAACTCACAAAGACTTTCATGGACATTTGAAGAAGTTGATGAAAAGCTACATAACATTATGATTACAATTTACAAGAATTCTGTTGCTGCAGCTAAGGAATATAACTGCGAAATCGGCGGAAAGACTAACCTTGTTGCCGGTGCTAATATTGCCGGATTTATGAAGGTTGCTGACGCTATGATGGCTCAGGGCGTTTGCTAATTATAATATTTTGAATTTTAAAAGGTGTTTCCAATCGGAAACACCTTTTTTGTATTGGTTGATGTATTTTATTGTATTATGCCACCCCTCAGTCAACTGCATTGATAGCTCCTCTCAAGGGGAGCCTTTATGAAGTTCATCGGCAATTTTATTCGTAGGATACGGTACCTCGACGTTCCGTATCCCTTACCACCACTCCACCGCAAGCGGTCCCCCTATCCTCAAGGAGAGGCTTTTGAATAACAGCCAATCCAAAGGCTCCCATAGAGGGGAGCTGTCGGCTATGCCGACTGAGGGGGGTTCTTGTTTATTCTCTATTTTAAAATGTGCGGCCAATGATCGCCCCTACATCGTTAATAGGCGACCAATGATCGCCCCTACGTCGTTAATGTGCGACCGATGATCGCCCCTACATCGTTAATGTGCGACCGATGATCGCCTCTACGTTGTTAATGTGCGACCGATGATCATCCCTGCGTCGTTAATGGGGGACCGATGATCGCCTCTACATCGTTCGTAACAACTCATCATTACTGAAACGGGTCATTCTTTGGTGAATCGTCTGTTTTTTTATAAACCGACAATGTATTATTACCGTCGCAAAGTGCGATGAACACATCTTTCACATTGCCGATTTTTTGCTTTTGCAATTCATTTTCAAGCCACTTTTTATTATTGCCGCTGAGTTTTAAATTTTCCTCCATAATATGTCCGTCAAGAACAACTGTAAAGGACAGCTTTTCTTGTTTTGCTGCGATGTTCATATCCTGCACATTAGCAGGGCGTGCCTGTACTTTGGGCAAAAACGATATTTTACCGTTTTGTTCAAGTATTGCGGTATCGACATCATCTAATGTGAAAAAACCGTTTATTCTGCATTGTACAAGGAAATCGTTTATATCTATTTTTGAAGTCTTAAAATTTTTCTGATATATTTTACCGCTTTGCATTAAAACTATTGACCGTCCCGTAAAGAAACGTCTTAGTTTAATATTTTTTTCGGTAAGATATGATATAAACCACATAATGACGGTATAAATTACTATCGCAGTAAGGGGATAGTAAAACTTGCCGTCAAGCGAAGTCGCCATTTCGGCGGCGATAGAGCCGATAGTTATACCGTTTATATAGTCGAACATACTCAATTCCGACATTTGCTTGTTGCCGATTATTTTTGTTGAGAAAAACAATGCGATGATTGAGCCGACTGATGTAAGTATAATTTTTATAAATTCCATAATAATCTCCGTTCTTTTGGATGGTAAATATATTAATAGTATGCACAAAAAAACAGTATTTTAAAAATACTGTTTCAGATTTTCTATATTCATAATAATATTTTTCATTTCGGGATAATCTCTAATAATTCGTTTAATACATCGTCTGCAAAAATCGGCTCTTAAAAAAGCATTGTCGCGCATTTGCTGTTTCATACCCCATGTATGCGTAAACATATTGTCGCCGTTTTTAAAAAGCCTGTTCAAGTCCGAAAATGACATAATGCTCATATTGAGCTTTTTTGCACACATAGGCAACATACGCTGTTCCGCAAACACCATATATGCAAGTCTGTCGTTTTGTTCGCTTGTATGACGCATAAATTCGATTGATTTATCCGTATAATAACGGAGCAGTTTTTCGTTTTTTATTACACAAAATGCGGTGTTACACGCTTTTATGTTCCAATCAAAATCAATGTCAAATTCATAGTTATCCATATGAAAGAAGTCTATTGGGGGATAAACGTCCGGATAGAGATTTTCAAAGTGGATAACCGACACATCGGCGAGTTTTTCTTCGTCGAGTTTCTCCCACACGACAAAATCCGTGTCAATCATTGCAACAGGTGCGTTTTGCTCCTTTAGGGCAAATATTTTGCCAGCCGCCCAAAAAACATTGCTGTTGACATCGACATTGTCAAGAATATTTTCAACACTGTTCCAAATAACGTCAAGACCTGTTTTTTTATAATATTGTGCACCTACGGAATCGGTAACCATTTTTATATTACCGTTTTTTTCACGCCATTTCAATGCGGAAAGAATTGTTGTGAGTATTTCAAAATCTTCGATTTCATAAGGTGCGTTAAATTTGTTTCTGAAAGGCTTTGTCCAATTTATATGTATTGCGTCCATATTGCCACCTATATGAGATTAATTCCGTAACCGTTTATATATATACACCCACTGCCTGTTACAAAGCTTGTGGCAAATGATGATTGTGCCGAGGTGGTGTATGATGATGAATAGCTTGTTATGTATTCGTACTCATATTCATATTGATATGATGTTATATATGACGTTATATAGGAAGAAACCGAAGGTGAATGTTCGCATATCTGTGGTGCAAATTGCGGTACAAATCCGATACAATTTATGTTGTGCTTTTTCATATCGTCTTTTTTGAATTTTGCTTTTGCGGATATTTCGCCTATTGATATGTATGTTACACCGGCTATTTGAGGTAATATAAAGTCGTTATCGCAAAGCCCGATTGACGTACAGCATAAGTTTAACGCATTGTCAAGCTCGTCCTGCGTAAATGCGATTGTGTCAAATGTCATACGTTAACCCCCCTATATAAAATATATTATAATTATATCATAAAAATGATAAAACGGATAGAGTTATTTTTGAAAAAAACCATCCTCAATCATTTTATTTATCTGTGCACCGAACAGGAATATGTTCATACAAAAATAAAGCCAAAGCATTAAAAATACGATTGCGGCAAGTGAACCGTAAACGAATGAATAATTTGAAAAGTGTTCTATATATATTGAATAGAAGAATGAGAACACCATCCAGCCGACCGCCGAAAATGCCGCACCGGGAAGCTGTGCCTTAAAGCGATTGTCCTTTTTAGGCAGAAACTTGTAGAACAGTGCGAATACAAAGGTAAGATAAATCATAAATATAAGTATCTTGCCTCTTAAAAAGAAGTCGAGCAATGTCGAGAAAAACGGCGAATGTGAATTGATAAAGTATTCGAGCTTGCTTCCGAAACCGAAAAACACAATCGTCAAGATAAGTGCCGCAATAAATGCAAGCGTATATAATATAGAAATAAGTCTGCCGATAAAGTAATTTTTGCTGCGTGAACGGTAGACTTTGTTAAGTCCCGTATACAGTGCCATAACGCCCCTTGACGCAAGCCAGAGTGTTGATACGGCGGTTACGGAAATGACTTGCACCGAGCCGCTTTTGGTAAATAAATCGGTTATTGTTTCCGTAAGAAACGTGCTGATTGCCGCAGGGGCAAATGAATTTATTGTGTGCAATATTGAGTTTATGTCTATATTAATGAACAGTTTGATTATTGAAAGTACAAGCATACTGAACGGTATAACCGAAATTATAATAAAAAAAGATGCCTGGGCGGCGTATATGCTCAAATCATCACCGGTAATTTTCAATATAAATTTTATGATTTTTGAAAATATGTCTTTTATCGTTTTCATAAAACTTTCTCCTATCAGTTACTATATTATAATATAACACATATTGAATTTTTAGTCTACTAAATTTAATTAACATTTGCGTTATATTACCTTGACAGTGAGTGAGTATTAGTATATAATATCCACATAAAAGGGGAGCTTTTCGGCTGAGAGGAAGTTTGACTTCGACCCATTGACCGTATGCGGGTAATGCCGTAACGGGATTTTGGAAACAGCTCTCTTTTTGAGAGCATTTTTTTATGCTCAATAAAAAGAAAGAGGAGATATATATGAATTATACAACACAAATGGATGCCGCTAAAAAGGGTATTATAACACCTGAGATGGAAATAGTGGCTAAAAAAGAAAATATAACCGCAGAGGAACTTCGTGAAAGAGTTGCAAGAGGCAGTGTTGCAATTCCTGCAAACAAAATGCACAAGGCTATAAGTCCGGAAGGTGTCGGCGAAGGTCTTAAAACAAAGATAAACGTAAATCTCGGAATTTCAAAGGACTGTACGGATTACAGTATTGAATGGGAAAAGGTTAAGATGGCTGTTGATATGAAAGCTGAGGCTATTATGGACCTTAGCTGTTACGGCAAAACTCACGAATTCCGTCAGAAACTTATTGACGAATGCCCTGCTATGATCGGTACAGTGCCGATGTATGATGCGGTTGGTTATCTTGATAAAGAGCTTGCAGATATTACGGCTGACGAATTTTTGGAGGTTATAGAGGCTCACGCTAAAGAGGGTGTTGACTTTATGACAATTCACGCAGGCATAAATCGCAGAACTGCTCAAATATTTAAAGAATCGGGTGGCCGTCTTACAAATATCGTTTCAAGGGGCGGTTCGTTGATTTTTGCTTGGATGGAAATGACAGGCAATGAAAATCCGTTTTATGAGTATTATGACAAGGTGCTTGACATACTTGCAAAATATGATGTAACAATCAGCCTTGGTGACGCTTGCCGTCCGGGTTCTACACATGATTCGACAGACGCGTCGCAGATTACGGAGCTTATTGAGCTTGGTATTTTGACAAAACGTGCTTGGGAAAAGAATGTACAAGTTATGGTTGAAGGTCCGGGACATATGACGATAGATGAGATTGCGGCAAATATGAAACTTGAAAAACGTCTTTGCCATAATGCACCGTTCTACGTATTAGGTCCTCTTGTAACCGATATTGCACCGGGATACGACCACATCACTTCTGCAATAGGCGGTGCTATTGCAGCGGCAAACGGTGCTGATTTCCTATGCTATGTAACACCTGCGGAACATTTAAGACTTCCTAATGCCGATGACGTTAAAGAGGGTATTGTGGCTGCTAAAATCGCCGCTCATGCCGCTGATATGGCTAAGGGTGTGCCGGGTGCAAGAGATATTGACAACAAGATGAGTGACGCAAGAAGACGTGTGTGCTGGGACGAAATGTTCCAATATGCTATTGAACCTGAAAAACCACAGAGATATTATAACGAATTGCCGCCGGAAGAAAAACATACTTGCTCAATGTGCGGTAAGATGTGCGCTGCAAGAACTATGAATAAAATTCTCGCCGGTGAAAAGGTTGATGTTAAATAATTGAATGTGTACATATTTAAAGCGGATAACTAAGGTTGTCCGCTTTTTACGTGGGAAAATAGGCATTGCGGAGATGTTGTGAGCAATGTAGGGGCGATCATTGGTCGCCCCATACGGAGGGATGGGAGATAAAAGATATGAGAGAGCCACCCCTCAGTCAACCGCGTTGACAGCTCCCCTCAAGGGGAGCTATGCGGAATGCGTTGTGTGTCGAAAGCCTCTCCTTGAGGAGATGGGACCGCTTGCGGTGGAGTGGCGGCATGGAGTTATGTAACAAATTCGACGCTGTATTTATTAAAAACGGTGTTTTTGAGGATGTTTTTATTAATGAAAATTTATTCAATAAAAAATTTATTATAATAAGAAGAAACTCGAACGAAAATGAGTAAAATATGATGTGATTAAAAAAATATTTTAAAGAATTTCTCAGAGATTTTGACAGGAAAAACCGCACAGTGGTGCGGATTGTAGCAATTTCTTCACAACTTCTTAAAATTTTGTAACAAAGTTGTAATATTATGTGCAAGTTTTAACATAAATCGTTCAATATCTTGCGTGGGATAAAAAAATATGTCAATATATTGTAGTTGTAAAGTTTTTTATGTTAATCATAAATGTAATATACTGTAAAAACAATGAACAAATTTTTGTAATATTTCAGCTTAATTACGCGAATGTTTCAGCTGTTTTACTGTAATTTTACAAAAACAATACAAAAATTTTAAGAAATTTAACATTTTTACTTGCCAAAGGCTTGACACAGCTATTTTTTAGTGTTACAATACAGTCAACGTTCAAAAAGCAAAGACTATGAACGTAAGACAAAATATTAACGCGGATAATACAAACATAGAAAAAAACTCATAGGGTAAAGGTCTTTAAAGTGAAAAGGAGAGATTATATCTTGAATAAGTTAGCAAAGAAGATTATCTTATCTGTTATATCGATGTCAGCGGTTTTAGGAACTTCTGCTTTTGCGGCAGACCTAAGCGGCTGGGCTGTATCCGACTACCAACAGGCTAATGAAGCCGGCCTTGTTTCGTACTCGGTGGTTTCAAACAACCTAAAGGATAACATAACTCGTGAAGAGTTCTGTGAGCTTGCGGTAAACTTATACGAAAAGCTTACAGGTGAAGATATGATAGAACCGGAAGTGTCACCTTTTGAAGATACAGATAGCATGGCGGTAGCCCAAGCTTACTGTTATGGAATGGTTTCCGGTACAGGTGATAATACATTTACACCTGATAGACTTGTGACACGTGAAGAAATGGCAAAAATGCTTGTAAGTACACTTACTGCAAGTGAAGTCAATTTTAACCTTTCAGACGGTTATGACGACGCTGATGTTGTCAACGCATTTGAAGATTCTGACGAAGTTAGCTCTTGGGCTAAATCATCGGTAATTACAATGCTTAACTACTCATTAATGAGCGGTGTTGACGATGAAAACTTCTCGCCGTTGGGTTCAACAACAAGAGAACAAGCCATTTCAAGTATCAATCGTTCATACAATACATTTAAGAGCGGTGATTATTCAATCGAACTTCCTGAAATAACACTTCCGGAAGACGGTGCAGAAATTGAAGAAGGCAACTTTACAGTGTCTTGGACACCTGTAAGTAATGCACAAGCATATCACGTTATTATAAAGGACGCAAACGCAAGTTCAGTTCTTTTGTCAGACGTATATGACGGCGAAAGCGTTGAAGTCAGCGAAGGTTCGCTTAGAGCCGGTAATGATTACTCAATAACAATCGGTGCTGTTATTGCAGACGGCTCAGAAGTTTACAGCCTGCCTGTTGACTTTAAATATGTGGCAAAGCCGATAATACCAAACAGTGAATATATTCAGGAAAATCCTGCCGCACAAGGCTTGCTTACAGAAGCGGCTAAATATCTTGGCGTACCGTATCTATGGGGCGGTACAACACCATCAGGTTTTGACTGTTCGGGATTTGTACAGTATGTATGCCGTGCAAACGGTATTTCAATACCTCGTATAGCCGATGACCAACTTCACGGTCCGGGTACATATGAAACAAGAGGCGAACTTCAACCGGGCGACCTTGTATTCTTCGGAAGTGGCGGTTATGCATCTCACGTTGGTATGTATGTAGGCGACGGAATGATGATTCATGCTCCGTCAACAGGTAAGGTGATTCAATATACTTCTATTGACTCAAGTTACTATTCATCAAGATTTTTGGGCGGTAAAAGGGTAATTGATTAATATGTATAGTAAAACGGACTGTAATGTTATTTGCAGTTCGTTTTTTTGTGGCTAATGATTTGAACAAATATGATTATATATTTTGTGCAATATTTTTTTAAAAAACACTTTACTAAATTAAATTGATACAGTATAATAATATAGTAATTATAATTTAAAGGGGAAATTTAATATGAATATCAAAAAAGTATTTACATTTGCACTTGCAGGTGCGTTGAGCATATCAATGCTTGCAGGCTGTGGCAGTTCATCAAACGAAAGCACAACAAGCGAGTCTAAGGAAGATACATCATTGACAGATGTACAGGCGGCAGGTCACTTTACTTTGGGACTTGACGCAGACTTTGCACCTATGGGCTTTACAGATGATAACGGCGAAATCGTTGGATTTGATATAGATCTTGCAAAAGCAGTCGGTGAAAAGATGGGCGTGGACGTAGAAGTTAAACCGATAGATTGGGATTCAAAGGATATGGAACTTTCGTCAGGTAAGATTGACGTTATCTGGAACGGTTTCTCAATCACAGATGAAAGACGTCAAGAAGTTCTTTTCTCTAATCCTTATCTTTCAACAAAGCAATCAATCGTTGTTAAAAAAGGTTCTGATATAACAAAGAAAGCCGACCTTGCAGGCAAGAAGATTGCACTTCAGGACGGTTCAACATCAGAAGACGCTTTGAAAGCTGATACAGCTACATACGAATCGGTCGGCGATGACAACATTTCTCGTTTCAAGGAAAATTCACAGGTTCTTATGGAAGTTGATTCCGGTAGAGCAGATGCGGCTGTAATTGATGAAGTATTCGTAAGATACTATTTGCAAAAAGAAAACTTGCTTGACAAGTACACAGTTCTTGAAGAAGGTTTTGATGAAGAAGATTACGGTGTCGGCGGAAGAAAAGGCGACTATGCACTTATGGAGGCTATAAACAAGGCACTTGACGAGTGTAAAGCAGACGGCACAACTTCGGAAATTTCACAAAAATGGTTTGGAGAAGACCTAATTAAATAATTAAAAATAAGCAAACCGTTGGAATAACGTATTTCAGCGGTTTGTGCATTTATGGAGAATACATATGCAAGATTCTATTAAGTATATTTTACAAATACTGCCTCAAATGCTTGAGGGTTTAAAGATTACAATTAAATTATTCGTGGTGACACTTGTGCTGTCGCTGCCTCTTGGACTTTTAATATCACTTTTCAAAGAAGCGGTAAGCAAAAGACCGACTGATAATTTTGTTATCCGATGGATTGTGAAAATGCCAATCCGATTTATTATAAATGTGTATCTGTGGGTATTCAGAGGAACACCGCTTTTGCTGCAGTTGTTTTTCTTCTACTTCGGACTTACATATGTAACATTGCCGAACGGTGAGTCGATAACGCTTTCGATGTTTACGGCGGCAGTTATTTCATTCGTGCTTAATTACGCGGCGTATTTTGCGGAAATATTTCGCGGCGGTATAATAGGTGTGAGCAAAGGACAGTATGAGGCGTCAAAGGCATTGGGACTCACAGGAATACAGACTATGCGATATGTAATAGTTCCGCAGATGATAAGAACAGTCATTCCACCGATTGCGAATGAAACAATCGTGCTTGTAAAAGATACGGCATTGGCATCGTCAATTGCACTTATCGACTTGTTAAAGGCGGCTCAACGTGCCGTAAACAGAGATATGCGTGTATCTCCGTACCTTGTGGCGGCGCTTTTCTACCTTGTTATAACGCTTATTTTGACATTTGGATTTAACTATGTGGAAAAACGGTTGTCTATATCGGAACAGGGTGTAAAATAGAATATAATTGAGGGATATTGCATAAATTGCGGTATCCCTTTTGTGTTAATTGCAGTATTACTTTTTTTTGAACAATTATATCTGCTTTTTGTATTTATTTTTTGTATAAAAGAAGGTAAAATACAATTAATATGATAGCGTAAAGTAAGAAAGGGAGAGAATTAAATGAAAAAGAAACTATTATCTATAGCTGCAGCGTGTGTACTTGGTGTGCAGGCTATAGCAATGCCTATGATTGCAAATGCCGAACAAGGCACACATTATGTGGAAAAATCTGATTTTAATGACGTTTCTATCGGAGGAGCTAAGGGTACAGGCTATTATGGTCTTGGAATCATTATGGATGGTTCTCCATGGCTTTCAAAGGGTAGTGCGAGCGTTCATTATCAGACATTCTATCATGATGATCAAAGAAACGTAAATTATTGTAACTTCTGGTCAAACAGTGATAAGACAGGTTCGGGCGACGGTGCAGGTTCAATGTATTTCTATAACAGAAACCTTGCTAAGACAATGGGACCTTATGGTATCGCCGAATATGACGTTCGTCTAAAAGCTGATACACAGGATTTCAACTTTATGATGGGTTGGTTTGAAGACCCGACAAGCAGTGGATTTAATGCGGCAACTCAAGTTGCTTTGAATCTAAGATTCAGCCTTAACGGTGTAACAGCAAATAACGGTGTAAGAACAGAAAATTTGGCAACACTTCAAGCTGATAAGTGGTACAAAGTAAGAGTTACTCTTGATAACAACTTTGAAGAATACAGTGCTGTTGTTACTGATGTAGAAACGGGGAAGGTAGTCGGCTCACTTCTTGATGCAGCTTACCAAGCATCAATTCCATCAGGTGTCACAGGTATTAAGACAACGTGTTGGGGTTATATAAGAGGTAACACTTATGACTTTGATTTGACTAATGTAACAATCGGTAAGTCAGATACAAAGTATTCGGCTCAATAATGTAAATTAAAATTACCGCTCTTGGAGCGGTAATTTTTTGTGCTTTTATAGGATTAGTGGTTGCAGAAAGTGAAAACTACAATATATAGTGTGGCAAAAAGAAAAATGAAAAAAGTTCAAAAAAAATGAAAAAAAGTGTTGACAAAAGGGGTAATAGAGTGTATAATAATCAAGTCGTCAGTTGAGAGGGCTAAAGAACACGGGAAGAGAAGTGTTCGGGTTGAGA
Above is a genomic segment from Hominilimicola fabiformis containing:
- the gdhA gene encoding NADP-specific glutamate dehydrogenase, with product MSYAQDVLAKLKEKNASEPEFIQAATEVLTSLEPVFEKHPEFEKASLLERIVEPERQIMFRVPWVDDNGKVQVNRGFRVQFNSAIGPYKGGLRLHPSVNLGIIKFLGFEQIFKNSLTTLPIGGGKGGSDFDPKGKSDREVMAFCQSFMTELFRHIGADTDVPAGDIGTGAREIGFMFGQYKRLKDVYEGVLTGKGLTWGGSLARTQATGYGLVYYAQEMLKDLGTDFNGKTVAISGAGNVAIYACEKAQQLGAKVITVSDSNGYVVDEEGIDLAAVKEIKEVKRGRIKDYLNYRPNAKYVEGAGLWQAVKVDVALPCATQNELLIDDAKALVANGTMIVAEGANMPTTLEATQYLQENGVYFAPGKASNAGGVATSALEMSQNSQRLSWTFEEVDEKLHNIMITIYKNSVAAAKEYNCEIGGKTNLVAGANIAGFMKVADAMMAQGVC
- a CDS encoding DUF421 domain-containing protein, which translates into the protein MEFIKIILTSVGSIIALFFSTKIIGNKQMSELSMFDYINGITIGSIAAEMATSLDGKFYYPLTAIVIYTVIMWFISYLTEKNIKLRRFFTGRSIVLMQSGKIYQKNFKTSKIDINDFLVQCRINGFFTLDDVDTAILEQNGKISFLPKVQARPANVQDMNIAAKQEKLSFTVVLDGHIMEENLKLSGNNKKWLENELQKQKIGNVKDVFIALCDGNNTLSVYKKTDDSPKNDPFQ
- a CDS encoding DUF6734 family protein is translated as MDAIHINWTKPFRNKFNAPYEIEDFEILTTILSALKWREKNGNIKMVTDSVGAQYYKKTGLDVIWNSVENILDNVDVNSNVFWAAGKIFALKEQNAPVAMIDTDFVVWEKLDEEKLADVSVIHFENLYPDVYPPIDFFHMDNYEFDIDFDWNIKACNTAFCVIKNEKLLRYYTDKSIEFMRHTSEQNDRLAYMVFAEQRMLPMCAKKLNMSIMSFSDLNRLFKNGDNMFTHTWGMKQQMRDNAFLRADFCRRCIKRIIRDYPEMKNIIMNIENLKQYF
- a CDS encoding YihY/virulence factor BrkB family protein; this encodes MKTIKDIFSKIIKFILKITGDDLSIYAAQASFFIIISVIPFSMLVLSIIKLFINIDINSILHTINSFAPAAISTFLTETITDLFTKSGSVQVISVTAVSTLWLASRGVMALYTGLNKVYRSRSKNYFIGRLISILYTLAFIAALILTIVFFGFGSKLEYFINSHSPFFSTLLDFFLRGKILIFMIYLTFVFALFYKFLPKKDNRFKAQLPGAAFSAVGWMVFSFFYSIYIEHFSNYSFVYGSLAAIVFLMLWLYFCMNIFLFGAQINKMIEDGFFQK
- the thiC gene encoding phosphomethylpyrimidine synthase ThiC translates to MNYTTQMDAAKKGIITPEMEIVAKKENITAEELRERVARGSVAIPANKMHKAISPEGVGEGLKTKINVNLGISKDCTDYSIEWEKVKMAVDMKAEAIMDLSCYGKTHEFRQKLIDECPAMIGTVPMYDAVGYLDKELADITADEFLEVIEAHAKEGVDFMTIHAGINRRTAQIFKESGGRLTNIVSRGGSLIFAWMEMTGNENPFYEYYDKVLDILAKYDVTISLGDACRPGSTHDSTDASQITELIELGILTKRAWEKNVQVMVEGPGHMTIDEIAANMKLEKRLCHNAPFYVLGPLVTDIAPGYDHITSAIGGAIAAANGADFLCYVTPAEHLRLPNADDVKEGIVAAKIAAHAADMAKGVPGARDIDNKMSDARRRVCWDEMFQYAIEPEKPQRYYNELPPEEKHTCSMCGKMCAARTMNKILAGEKVDVK
- a CDS encoding NlpC/P60 family protein, with amino-acid sequence MNKLAKKIILSVISMSAVLGTSAFAADLSGWAVSDYQQANEAGLVSYSVVSNNLKDNITREEFCELAVNLYEKLTGEDMIEPEVSPFEDTDSMAVAQAYCYGMVSGTGDNTFTPDRLVTREEMAKMLVSTLTASEVNFNLSDGYDDADVVNAFEDSDEVSSWAKSSVITMLNYSLMSGVDDENFSPLGSTTREQAISSINRSYNTFKSGDYSIELPEITLPEDGAEIEEGNFTVSWTPVSNAQAYHVIIKDANASSVLLSDVYDGESVEVSEGSLRAGNDYSITIGAVIADGSEVYSLPVDFKYVAKPIIPNSEYIQENPAAQGLLTEAAKYLGVPYLWGGTTPSGFDCSGFVQYVCRANGISIPRIADDQLHGPGTYETRGELQPGDLVFFGSGGYASHVGMYVGDGMMIHAPSTGKVIQYTSIDSSYYSSRFLGGKRVID
- a CDS encoding amino acid ABC transporter substrate-binding protein; this translates as MNIKKVFTFALAGALSISMLAGCGSSSNESTTSESKEDTSLTDVQAAGHFTLGLDADFAPMGFTDDNGEIVGFDIDLAKAVGEKMGVDVEVKPIDWDSKDMELSSGKIDVIWNGFSITDERRQEVLFSNPYLSTKQSIVVKKGSDITKKADLAGKKIALQDGSTSEDALKADTATYESVGDDNISRFKENSQVLMEVDSGRADAAVIDEVFVRYYLQKENLLDKYTVLEEGFDEEDYGVGGRKGDYALMEAINKALDECKADGTTSEISQKWFGEDLIK
- a CDS encoding amino acid ABC transporter permease, which translates into the protein MQDSIKYILQILPQMLEGLKITIKLFVVTLVLSLPLGLLISLFKEAVSKRPTDNFVIRWIVKMPIRFIINVYLWVFRGTPLLLQLFFFYFGLTYVTLPNGESITLSMFTAAVISFVLNYAAYFAEIFRGGIIGVSKGQYEASKALGLTGIQTMRYVIVPQMIRTVIPPIANETIVLVKDTALASSIALIDLLKAAQRAVNRDMRVSPYLVAALFYLVITLILTFGFNYVEKRLSISEQGVK